In Nycticebus coucang isolate mNycCou1 chromosome 9, mNycCou1.pri, whole genome shotgun sequence, the following are encoded in one genomic region:
- the RDH11 gene encoding retinol dehydrogenase 11 isoform X3 — protein MVVLLLLLLFLPFLLYVAAPQIRKMLSSGVCTSTVQLPGKVAVVTGANTGIGKETAKELAQRGARVYLACRDLQKGELVAREIQTMTGNQQVLVRKLDLSDTKSIRAFAKDFLAGHFLLTHLLLGKLKESAPSRIVNVSSLAHHLGRIHFHNLQGEKFYNSGLAYCHSKLANILFTKELARRLKGSGVTTYSVHPGTVKSELTRHSSFMKWVWQLFSFFIKTPHQGAQTSLHCALTEGLETLSGNHFSDCHVAWVSAQARNETIARRLWDVSCDLLGLPVD, from the exons ATGgttgtcctcctcctcctcctcctcttcctccccttcctgctgTACGTGGCTGCGCCCCAAATCAG GAAAATGCTGTCCAGTGGGGTATGCACATCAACTGTCCAGCTTCCTGGGAAGGTAGCCGTGGTCACTGGAGCTAACACAGGCATCGGGAAGGAGACAGCCAAAGAGCTGGCTCAAAGAG GAGCTCGTGTATATTTGGCATGCCGAGATTTGCAAAAGGGGGAGTTGGTGGCCAGAGAGATCCAGACCATGACAGGGAATCAGCAGGTGTTGGTGCGGAAACTGGACCTGTCTGATACTAAATCTATTCGAGCCTTTGCTAAGGATTTCTTAGCAG GTCACTTCCTCCTGACCCATCTGCTGCTAGGGAAACTAAAGGAATCAGCCCCATCAAGAATAGTAAATGTATCTTCCTTAGCACATCACCTGGGAAGGATCCACTTTCATAACCTGCAGGGTGAGAAATTCTACAACTCTGGCCTGGCCTACTGTCATAGCAAGCTAGCCAACATTCTCTTCACCAAGGAACTGGCCCGAAGGCTAAAAG GCTCTGGCGTTACGACTTACTCTGTACACCCTGGCACGGTCAAATCTGAACTGACTCGGCACTCATCTTTCATGAAATGGGTGTGGCAGCTTTTCTCCTTCTTCATCAAGACTCCTCACCAGGGAGCCCAGACCAGTCTGCACTGTGCCTTAACAGAAGGTCTTGAGACTCTAAGTGGGAATCATTTCAG tgACTGCCATGTGGCATGGGTCTCCGCGCAGGCTCGTAATGAGACGATAGCAAGGCGGCTGTGGGATGTCAGTTGTGATCTCCTTGGCCTTCCAGTAGATTGA
- the RDH11 gene encoding retinol dehydrogenase 11 isoform X2 produces the protein MVVLLLLLLFLPFLLYVAAPQIRKMLSSGVCTSTVQLPGKVAVVTGANTGIGKETAKELAQRGARVYLACRDLQKGELVAREIQTMTGNQQVLVRKLDLSDTKSIRAFAKDFLAEEKHLHILINNAGVMMCPYSKTADGFEMHMGVNHLGHFLLTHLLLGKLKESAPSRIVNVSSLAHHLGRIHFHNLQGSGVTTYSVHPGTVKSELTRHSSFMKWVWQLFSFFIKTPHQGAQTSLHCALTEGLETLSGNHFSDCHVAWVSAQARNETIARRLWDVSCDLLGLPVD, from the exons ATGgttgtcctcctcctcctcctcctcttcctccccttcctgctgTACGTGGCTGCGCCCCAAATCAG GAAAATGCTGTCCAGTGGGGTATGCACATCAACTGTCCAGCTTCCTGGGAAGGTAGCCGTGGTCACTGGAGCTAACACAGGCATCGGGAAGGAGACAGCCAAAGAGCTGGCTCAAAGAG GAGCTCGTGTATATTTGGCATGCCGAGATTTGCAAAAGGGGGAGTTGGTGGCCAGAGAGATCCAGACCATGACAGGGAATCAGCAGGTGTTGGTGCGGAAACTGGACCTGTCTGATACTAAATCTATTCGAGCCTTTGCTAAGGATTTCTTAGCAG AGGAAAAGCACCTCCACATTTTGATCAACAATGCAGGAGTGATGATGTGTCCTTACTCTAAGACAGCAGATGGTTTTGAAATGCACATGGGAGTCAATCACCTGG GTCACTTCCTCCTGACCCATCTGCTGCTAGGGAAACTAAAGGAATCAGCCCCATCAAGAATAGTAAATGTATCTTCCTTAGCACATCACCTGGGAAGGATCCACTTTCATAACCTGCAGG GCTCTGGCGTTACGACTTACTCTGTACACCCTGGCACGGTCAAATCTGAACTGACTCGGCACTCATCTTTCATGAAATGGGTGTGGCAGCTTTTCTCCTTCTTCATCAAGACTCCTCACCAGGGAGCCCAGACCAGTCTGCACTGTGCCTTAACAGAAGGTCTTGAGACTCTAAGTGGGAATCATTTCAG tgACTGCCATGTGGCATGGGTCTCCGCGCAGGCTCGTAATGAGACGATAGCAAGGCGGCTGTGGGATGTCAGTTGTGATCTCCTTGGCCTTCCAGTAGATTGA
- the RDH11 gene encoding retinol dehydrogenase 11 isoform X1 has product MVVLLLLLLFLPFLLYVAAPQIRKMLSSGVCTSTVQLPGKVAVVTGANTGIGKETAKELAQRGARVYLACRDLQKGELVAREIQTMTGNQQVLVRKLDLSDTKSIRAFAKDFLAEEKHLHILINNAGVMMCPYSKTADGFEMHMGVNHLGHFLLTHLLLGKLKESAPSRIVNVSSLAHHLGRIHFHNLQGEKFYNSGLAYCHSKLANILFTKELARRLKGSGVTTYSVHPGTVKSELTRHSSFMKWVWQLFSFFIKTPHQGAQTSLHCALTEGLETLSGNHFSDCHVAWVSAQARNETIARRLWDVSCDLLGLPVD; this is encoded by the exons ATGgttgtcctcctcctcctcctcctcttcctccccttcctgctgTACGTGGCTGCGCCCCAAATCAG GAAAATGCTGTCCAGTGGGGTATGCACATCAACTGTCCAGCTTCCTGGGAAGGTAGCCGTGGTCACTGGAGCTAACACAGGCATCGGGAAGGAGACAGCCAAAGAGCTGGCTCAAAGAG GAGCTCGTGTATATTTGGCATGCCGAGATTTGCAAAAGGGGGAGTTGGTGGCCAGAGAGATCCAGACCATGACAGGGAATCAGCAGGTGTTGGTGCGGAAACTGGACCTGTCTGATACTAAATCTATTCGAGCCTTTGCTAAGGATTTCTTAGCAG AGGAAAAGCACCTCCACATTTTGATCAACAATGCAGGAGTGATGATGTGTCCTTACTCTAAGACAGCAGATGGTTTTGAAATGCACATGGGAGTCAATCACCTGG GTCACTTCCTCCTGACCCATCTGCTGCTAGGGAAACTAAAGGAATCAGCCCCATCAAGAATAGTAAATGTATCTTCCTTAGCACATCACCTGGGAAGGATCCACTTTCATAACCTGCAGGGTGAGAAATTCTACAACTCTGGCCTGGCCTACTGTCATAGCAAGCTAGCCAACATTCTCTTCACCAAGGAACTGGCCCGAAGGCTAAAAG GCTCTGGCGTTACGACTTACTCTGTACACCCTGGCACGGTCAAATCTGAACTGACTCGGCACTCATCTTTCATGAAATGGGTGTGGCAGCTTTTCTCCTTCTTCATCAAGACTCCTCACCAGGGAGCCCAGACCAGTCTGCACTGTGCCTTAACAGAAGGTCTTGAGACTCTAAGTGGGAATCATTTCAG tgACTGCCATGTGGCATGGGTCTCCGCGCAGGCTCGTAATGAGACGATAGCAAGGCGGCTGTGGGATGTCAGTTGTGATCTCCTTGGCCTTCCAGTAGATTGA